From one Planctomycetota bacterium genomic stretch:
- a CDS encoding PmoA family protein → MKALAALLLVVSSGDYDRLDTPVSVALKLGDVGLTPEQAGVARFLLVERGTEKAEPILAQWDGDGGRLVFVLPGRTPKGSTRTFDLQVKTTEQVPAAATAKVTEGKCVDVALDGKPIFRYNHGVVAQFPDKASKFDRAGYFHPLWAPCGEIITGDYHPDHAHHRGVWFAWVKADAGPIQANFWEIQEGRGKFVNKALAPVSGPVFAGFAAQNDLVSGDKAILRETLIARVYAVPSNLRLVDLAVRHDATDEEVVLGKLHYGGLGFRGRDEWNEKSAIVDVLTSEGKTRKDANATRAKWIDFTGRLGAEGWGGILAIEHPANPRYPNGVRVHPSMAFFSTTLVQPDAYTIRKGEPLILRYRLAIHDGKPDKALAERLAADFATPPTVTIRREQ, encoded by the coding sequence GTGAAGGCGCTCGCTGCGCTCCTGCTCGTGGTTTCGTCGGGCGACTACGACCGCCTCGACACCCCGGTATCGGTCGCGCTGAAGCTCGGCGATGTCGGCCTCACGCCGGAGCAGGCGGGCGTGGCCCGGTTCCTGCTCGTGGAGAGGGGCACGGAGAAGGCCGAGCCGATCCTGGCCCAGTGGGACGGCGACGGCGGCCGCCTGGTCTTCGTGCTGCCGGGCAGGACACCGAAGGGCTCGACCCGCACGTTCGATCTCCAGGTGAAGACGACCGAGCAGGTGCCCGCCGCGGCCACGGCGAAGGTCACGGAAGGGAAGTGTGTGGACGTGGCGCTCGACGGCAAGCCCATCTTCCGCTATAACCACGGGGTCGTAGCCCAGTTCCCCGACAAGGCGAGCAAGTTCGACCGCGCGGGCTACTTCCATCCGCTCTGGGCGCCCTGCGGCGAGATCATCACGGGCGACTACCACCCCGACCACGCGCACCACCGCGGCGTGTGGTTCGCCTGGGTGAAGGCCGACGCCGGCCCGATCCAGGCCAACTTCTGGGAGATTCAGGAGGGGCGCGGCAAGTTCGTCAACAAAGCCCTGGCGCCGGTCAGCGGCCCTGTTTTCGCCGGCTTTGCGGCGCAGAACGACCTGGTCAGCGGCGACAAGGCGATCCTCAGGGAAACCCTCATCGCCCGCGTTTACGCTGTGCCGAGCAACCTGCGCCTCGTGGACCTCGCTGTGCGCCACGACGCGACAGACGAGGAGGTGGTGCTGGGCAAGCTGCACTACGGCGGCCTCGGCTTCCGCGGACGCGACGAGTGGAACGAGAAGAGCGCGATCGTGGACGTGTTGACGAGCGAGGGGAAGACGCGCAAGGACGCCAATGCCACGCGGGCGAAGTGGATTGACTTCACGGGCCGCTTGGGTGCCGAGGGATGGGGCGGCATTCTCGCCATCGAGCATCCCGCGAACCCCCGTTATCCCAACGGCGTTCGCGTGCACCCCTCGATGGCGTTCTTCAGCACCACGCTCGTGCAGCCCGACGCCTACACGATCAGGAAGGGCGAGCCGCTCATCTTGCGGTACCGCCTCGCGATCCACGACGGCAAGCCCGACAAGGCGCTGGCCGAACGCCTGGCCGCCGACTTCGCGACGCCGCCCACCGTCACGATCAGGAGAGAGCAATGA
- a CDS encoding sugar phosphate isomerase/epimerase family protein, giving the protein MKPSRREFLAQSVAIGSLAAGVALSAEEKPRIRIGTVTYMVCAQMDLPTLIKACEDSGMEGVELRTTHKHGVEPKLDADGRAKVRETFARTKVKLVALGSACEYHAADPATVKRNIEQTHAFVQLAADVGAWGVKVRPNGLRKDVPEDATLRQIAGAVRECGALAQEKGVKIVVECHGGGTSRLDRMAKIMEYCDHPAVGLCWNSNSGETDANGSLKPNFDLCKKWIWHAHITDCGGNYPFKEFFDLLKGIGYNGYTMFETSCKGDPVEFLKERRAVWEKLAL; this is encoded by the coding sequence ATGAAGCCCAGTCGCCGAGAGTTCCTCGCCCAGAGCGTTGCCATCGGCTCGCTCGCCGCCGGCGTGGCGCTCTCCGCCGAGGAGAAACCCCGCATCCGCATCGGCACCGTGACCTATATGGTCTGCGCCCAGATGGACCTGCCCACGCTCATCAAGGCATGCGAGGACTCGGGGATGGAAGGCGTGGAACTGCGCACCACCCACAAACACGGAGTCGAGCCGAAGCTCGATGCCGATGGCCGCGCGAAGGTGAGGGAGACGTTCGCCAGGACAAAGGTGAAACTCGTCGCCCTCGGTTCGGCCTGCGAATACCACGCCGCCGACCCCGCGACGGTGAAGAGGAACATCGAGCAGACCCACGCCTTCGTGCAACTCGCCGCCGACGTGGGCGCCTGGGGCGTGAAGGTGCGGCCCAATGGCCTGCGCAAGGACGTGCCCGAGGACGCCACGCTGCGCCAGATCGCGGGCGCCGTGAGGGAGTGCGGCGCCCTGGCCCAGGAGAAGGGCGTAAAGATCGTCGTCGAGTGCCACGGCGGCGGCACGTCGCGCCTCGACCGCATGGCCAAGATCATGGAATACTGCGACCACCCGGCCGTCGGGCTGTGCTGGAACTCGAACAGCGGCGAGACCGACGCGAACGGCTCGCTCAAGCCCAACTTCGACCTGTGCAAGAAGTGGATCTGGCACGCGCACATCACGGACTGCGGGGGGAACTACCCCTTCAAGGAGTTCTTCGACCTCCTGAAGGGCATCGGCTACAACGGCTACACGATGTTCGAGACCTCGTGCAAGGGCGACCCGGTCGAGTTCCTCAAGGAGCGCCGCGCCGTGTGGGAGAAGCTGGCGCTGTGA
- a CDS encoding prolyl oligopeptidase family serine peptidase, protein MASSPRGVPVIAAVCCVASLSIARAGEAGPPKVSEQFGAPRLDFVLGGHRAFLIQPTKAAPDGTKPWLWYAPTFIGGHPDPSHAWMFGQLLARGFAICGIEVGESFGSPKGRAAYTALYEHVTKAYGLAPKACLLPQSRGGLMLYNWAVEHPECVQCIGGIYTVCDLTSYPGLARACGAYGLSEAELRERLREHNPVDRLEPLAKAKVPILHIHGDSDSVVPLEANAGELVRRYRALGGPAELIVIKGKGHQVCDEFFKCQRFVDFFLRGGSEAK, encoded by the coding sequence ATGGCTTCTTCGCCACGAGGGGTGCCTGTGATCGCCGCCGTCTGTTGCGTCGCGTCTCTGAGCATTGCGCGCGCGGGCGAGGCCGGGCCGCCGAAGGTCTCCGAGCAGTTCGGCGCGCCGCGTCTCGATTTCGTCCTCGGCGGCCATCGGGCCTTCCTCATTCAGCCCACGAAGGCGGCACCCGACGGCACGAAGCCGTGGCTGTGGTACGCCCCGACGTTCATCGGCGGCCACCCCGACCCGAGCCACGCCTGGATGTTCGGGCAGCTTCTCGCCCGGGGCTTCGCCATCTGCGGCATCGAGGTGGGGGAATCGTTCGGCAGCCCCAAGGGCCGCGCCGCCTACACAGCGCTCTACGAGCACGTGACGAAAGCCTATGGCCTCGCGCCCAAGGCCTGCCTGTTGCCGCAGAGCCGCGGCGGCCTGATGCTCTACAATTGGGCCGTCGAGCACCCCGAATGCGTCCAGTGCATCGGCGGCATCTATACGGTGTGCGACCTGACGAGCTATCCGGGCCTCGCCCGCGCCTGCGGCGCCTACGGCCTGAGCGAGGCCGAGCTGCGCGAGCGCCTGAGAGAACACAATCCCGTTGACCGCCTGGAGCCGCTGGCGAAGGCGAAGGTGCCCATCCTCCACATCCACGGCGACAGCGATAGCGTGGTGCCCCTGGAGGCAAACGCGGGGGAACTCGTGCGCCGCTACCGCGCTCTGGGCGGCCCGGCTGAGCTCATCGTCATCAAAGGCAAGGGGCACCAGGTGTGCGACGAGTTCTTCAAGTGCCAGCGGTTCGTGGATTTCTTCCTCCGCGGCGGCAGCGAGGCGAAGTGA
- a CDS encoding methylated-DNA--[protein]-cysteine S-methyltransferase, with translation MARAGHDWARQLVRELAAYFRGEASRFLTPLDLSSATPFQRKVWEELRRVPFGTTLSYGELARRVGAPRAARAVGQAVGDNPIPIVIPCHRVIRSNGDLGGFSAGLEIKRWLLRHEGCL, from the coding sequence ATGGCTCGCGCCGGGCACGATTGGGCGCGGCAACTGGTGCGCGAGTTGGCAGCGTACTTCCGGGGGGAGGCCAGCCGGTTCCTCACCCCGCTAGACCTGTCTTCGGCCACGCCATTCCAGCGAAAGGTCTGGGAGGAGCTCCGGCGTGTCCCGTTCGGCACGACCCTCAGCTACGGCGAGCTGGCGCGGCGCGTGGGCGCGCCGCGCGCCGCGAGAGCGGTCGGCCAGGCCGTGGGCGACAACCCGATTCCCATCGTCATCCCGTGCCACCGCGTGATCCGCTCGAACGGCGATCTGGGCGGCTTCAGCGCGGGACTGGAGATCAAGCGATGGCTTCTTCGCCACGAGGGGTGCCTGTGA
- a CDS encoding 7-carboxy-7-deazaguanine synthase QueE — MSEPSAPILEIFSGIQGEGILVGTRQVFVRFCGCNRACAYCDTREAIEPSPTCAVEREPGSRRCVAQPNPMLPFQVAEAVAALNTSPKLHHSVSLTGGEPLLYPDFIRALAPMLLDLGLPIYLETNGTLPNALEQVIDAVRHVAMDVKLTSATGQPTPWDAHRQFLHIAAARNVQVKVVVSSMATDDELERVAKVVNEGWFKAPVVLQPVTATGSMRPPSPAVMLRMHEFLARRVLNVRVIPQVHKLMGQK, encoded by the coding sequence ATGAGCGAGCCATCGGCCCCCATCCTCGAGATCTTCTCGGGCATCCAGGGCGAAGGCATCCTCGTCGGGACGCGCCAGGTCTTCGTACGCTTCTGCGGCTGCAACCGCGCCTGCGCCTACTGTGATACGCGGGAGGCCATCGAGCCGAGCCCCACCTGCGCCGTAGAGCGGGAGCCCGGCTCGCGGCGATGCGTCGCGCAGCCGAACCCGATGTTGCCCTTCCAGGTGGCCGAGGCGGTTGCGGCCCTCAACACCTCGCCCAAGCTCCACCACTCGGTGAGCCTCACGGGCGGCGAGCCGCTGCTCTACCCCGACTTCATCCGCGCCCTTGCGCCCATGCTGCTCGATCTCGGCCTGCCCATCTATCTCGAGACCAACGGCACCCTGCCCAACGCCCTGGAGCAGGTGATTGATGCAGTGCGCCACGTAGCGATGGACGTCAAGCTGACATCGGCGACGGGCCAGCCCACACCCTGGGATGCCCATCGGCAATTCCTCCACATTGCGGCGGCGCGCAACGTGCAGGTGAAGGTCGTCGTGAGCTCGATGGCGACCGACGACGAGCTGGAGCGCGTGGCCAAGGTGGTGAACGAGGGGTGGTTCAAGGCGCCGGTCGTGCTCCAGCCCGTGACGGCGACGGGCAGCATGCGGCCTCCATCGCCTGCCGTGATGCTCCGAATGCACGAGTTCCTCGCGCGGCGCGTCCTAAACGTTCGCGTTATCCCGCAAGTTCACAAGCTGATGGGACAGAAATGA
- a CDS encoding alpha-L-arabinofuranosidase C-terminal domain-containing protein: protein MCTTVLGAGLSGAEAAGRAEVSVEPRKVGAAISPYLYGQFIEHLGRCIRDGIWAEKLKDRKFLLAPGKSWEVVKPEGAAFDAFNDPAGAYAGDKCLALWLRDAKGGKCGIRQGGIGLVEGKEYVGYAILACLGEPAPIEIRLAWGDAEADGQSVALDKVGREYQKFPLRFKAGATTDGATLSVLLAKPAYVWLACLSLMPADHVKGMRPDTLALIRRLNPPITRWPGGNFVSGYNWKDAIGDRDRRPPRWERAWNDVEDNDFGLDEFLAFCREVNTEPYIAVNTGLGSVADAADEVEYANGAATTRWGAERARNGHPEPYGVTWWGIGNEMYGNWQLGNVPVERYALRHNAFVEAMRARDPRIKVIAVGAPGRWNDVVVPLCAEHTDLLSAHHYTERKLNLPFSPEDLRKCEEGFLAYSGHVASGVRGLVADFRKRLGKGHAAIDRLRLAVDEWGIVREWNPRPDPPGVGAFEHYYTLADAVATARAMHELLRSADLVAMANWAQTVNVIGAIKTTRNHACLDPAGHVLALYRAHVDGELVPVTVSDGATVDAVAALDRKAGTLSIGLINFSPRDEVSVTLKIAEGAKATGVSGWRINGPNLGATNAPGQPELVTTMPLPDGVKLDGPLDLPAHSVTVLKAKLESR, encoded by the coding sequence GTGTGCACAACGGTTCTGGGTGCGGGCCTCTCAGGGGCCGAAGCCGCGGGGAGAGCCGAGGTCTCGGTCGAGCCCCGGAAGGTCGGGGCAGCCATCTCGCCCTATCTCTACGGCCAGTTCATCGAGCACTTGGGACGCTGCATCCGCGACGGCATCTGGGCCGAGAAGCTGAAGGACAGGAAGTTCCTGCTCGCGCCGGGGAAGTCGTGGGAGGTGGTGAAGCCCGAGGGGGCCGCGTTCGATGCCTTCAACGACCCGGCAGGGGCCTACGCGGGCGACAAGTGCCTGGCGCTCTGGCTCCGGGACGCGAAGGGCGGCAAGTGCGGCATCCGACAGGGAGGAATCGGACTCGTCGAGGGAAAGGAGTACGTCGGCTACGCGATCCTCGCCTGCCTGGGCGAGCCCGCTCCAATCGAGATTCGGCTCGCCTGGGGAGACGCCGAGGCCGATGGGCAATCGGTCGCGCTCGATAAGGTGGGGCGCGAGTACCAGAAGTTCCCCCTCCGTTTCAAGGCGGGAGCGACGACGGATGGGGCGACGCTTTCCGTGCTCTTGGCGAAGCCGGCCTATGTGTGGCTCGCCTGCCTCTCCCTGATGCCGGCCGACCACGTGAAGGGGATGCGGCCCGACACGCTGGCGCTGATCAGGCGTCTCAACCCGCCCATCACGCGGTGGCCGGGGGGCAACTTCGTGTCGGGCTACAACTGGAAGGACGCCATCGGCGACCGCGACCGGCGTCCGCCCCGCTGGGAGCGGGCGTGGAACGACGTGGAGGACAACGATTTCGGCCTCGACGAGTTCCTGGCCTTCTGCCGCGAGGTGAACACCGAGCCGTACATCGCCGTGAACACGGGCCTCGGCTCGGTGGCCGATGCCGCCGACGAGGTGGAGTATGCGAACGGCGCGGCGACGACCCGCTGGGGCGCCGAACGCGCGAGAAACGGCCACCCCGAGCCCTATGGCGTCACCTGGTGGGGCATCGGCAATGAGATGTACGGCAATTGGCAATTGGGCAACGTCCCGGTTGAACGCTACGCCCTGCGCCACAACGCCTTCGTGGAGGCCATGCGGGCGCGCGACCCGCGCATCAAGGTCATCGCCGTGGGCGCGCCCGGCCGCTGGAACGACGTGGTGGTGCCGCTGTGCGCGGAGCACACGGACCTCTTGAGCGCCCACCACTACACCGAGCGGAAGCTCAATCTGCCCTTCTCGCCCGAGGACCTGAGGAAGTGTGAGGAGGGCTTCCTGGCCTACTCCGGCCACGTGGCGAGTGGTGTGCGGGGCCTCGTAGCTGACTTCCGCAAGCGTCTCGGCAAGGGCCACGCAGCCATTGACCGCCTCCGCCTGGCCGTGGACGAGTGGGGCATCGTGCGCGAGTGGAACCCGCGGCCCGACCCGCCCGGCGTGGGCGCTTTCGAGCACTACTATACCCTGGCCGACGCCGTGGCCACCGCCCGCGCGATGCACGAGTTGCTGCGCTCCGCCGACCTCGTGGCGATGGCCAACTGGGCGCAGACGGTGAACGTCATCGGCGCCATCAAGACCACCCGCAACCACGCCTGCCTCGACCCCGCCGGCCACGTGCTCGCGCTCTACCGCGCGCACGTGGACGGCGAGTTGGTGCCCGTGACCGTCTCGGACGGCGCAACGGTTGACGCCGTCGCCGCGCTCGACCGGAAGGCAGGCACGCTCTCGATTGGCCTCATCAACTTCTCACCGCGGGATGAGGTCTCCGTGACGCTCAAGATTGCGGAAGGCGCCAAAGCGACGGGCGTTTCGGGCTGGCGGATCAACGGCCCCAATCTCGGCGCGACCAACGCCCCGGGCCAGCCCGAGTTGGTGACCACCATGCCGCTGCCCGATGGGGTGAAACTCGACGGCCCGCTCGATCTGCCGGCCCATTCGGTGACGGTGCTGAAGGCCAAGCTGGAAAGCCGCTGA
- a CDS encoding GGDEF domain-containing protein, which produces MSDAHILRAVMDQLHDGVYVVDRSHRITHWNPAATALTGYRSDEAVGRRCSDGMLEHVDGQGRPLCSEACPLAQTIEDGQARTGEVYLHHKNGHRVRVAVRVAPVYDGDGQICGAAQVFAEDIRVVTAMAQLREMERLALLDPLTGLPNRRHLEAVLAARLEEARRLGGSLGVLLADVDHFKRLNDRHGHSLGDDALRMVGMTLACDVRAYDLVGRWGGDEFLGIFPRVTLDELRSIAERKRVLVEGAFLTTDGGPVRVTTSIGIALGQPGEAAESLLAAADERLYESKARGRNCVSARAPAA; this is translated from the coding sequence ATGAGCGATGCGCACATTCTGCGAGCGGTGATGGACCAGCTCCACGATGGAGTCTACGTTGTGGATCGCTCCCACCGCATCACCCACTGGAACCCGGCCGCCACCGCTCTGACCGGCTACCGCAGCGACGAGGCCGTGGGACGACGATGCAGCGACGGCATGCTGGAGCACGTGGATGGCCAGGGCAGGCCCCTATGCTCCGAGGCATGCCCTCTGGCGCAGACCATCGAGGATGGGCAGGCCCGCACTGGCGAGGTCTACCTGCACCACAAGAACGGCCACCGCGTGCGCGTGGCCGTGAGAGTGGCGCCTGTGTACGACGGCGATGGCCAGATCTGTGGCGCGGCGCAGGTGTTCGCGGAGGACATCCGCGTCGTGACCGCGATGGCGCAACTGCGCGAGATGGAGCGGCTCGCCCTGCTCGACCCGCTCACGGGGCTGCCCAACCGCCGCCACCTCGAGGCGGTGCTCGCCGCGCGGCTCGAAGAGGCCCGCCGCCTGGGTGGCTCGCTGGGAGTGCTGCTCGCCGACGTGGACCACTTCAAGCGCCTCAACGACCGCCACGGCCACAGCCTGGGCGACGACGCCCTTCGGATGGTGGGCATGACGCTCGCCTGCGACGTTCGGGCCTACGACCTCGTCGGCCGCTGGGGCGGCGATGAGTTCCTGGGCATCTTCCCGCGCGTCACCCTCGACGAACTGCGCTCCATCGCCGAACGCAAGCGAGTCCTGGTCGAAGGGGCATTCCTCACGACCGACGGCGGGCCGGTGCGCGTCACCACCTCGATCGGCATTGCCCTGGGCCAGCCCGGTGAGGCGGCCGAGAGCCTGCTCGCGGCGGCGGACGAGCGCCTCTACGAGAGCAAGGCCCGCGGCCGCAACTGCGTCAGCGCTCGCGCCCCGGCCGCGTGA
- a CDS encoding NAD-dependent epimerase/dehydratase family protein: MKCFVTGAAGFIGSHLCRRLLAEGAEVVGIDSFTDYYPRPVKEARVATLADQPGFTFVEGDVLTADLDELATGSDFIFHQAAQAGVRASWGQTFKIYTNNNVLATQRMLECARRVRPRKFVYASSSSVYGEGRERPTKENDPKVPLSPYGVTKLAGEHLCHLYEHNFGVPTISLRYFTVYGPLGRPDMSIWKFTLAMLRGEELTVYGDGEQSRGFTYISDVVEANLLAARSKLSDTAFNVGGASTVTVNQLIRQIERILGKKARVRHEEFAKGDARHTEADMSRTRKLLGLTARTPLSKGLPPTIQSIRDFYGL; this comes from the coding sequence ATGAAGTGCTTCGTCACGGGCGCCGCGGGGTTCATCGGCTCGCACCTGTGCCGCCGGCTGCTCGCCGAGGGCGCGGAGGTGGTGGGCATTGATTCGTTCACCGATTACTATCCGCGCCCGGTCAAGGAGGCCCGCGTGGCCACGCTGGCCGACCAACCCGGCTTCACCTTCGTGGAGGGCGACGTGCTGACGGCCGACCTCGACGAACTGGCGACCGGCTCCGACTTCATCTTCCACCAGGCCGCCCAGGCCGGCGTGCGCGCGAGCTGGGGCCAAACCTTTAAAATCTACACCAACAACAACGTGCTCGCCACCCAGCGAATGCTCGAGTGCGCCCGCCGCGTCAGGCCGAGGAAGTTCGTCTATGCCTCCTCGTCGTCCGTCTACGGCGAGGGCCGCGAGCGCCCGACGAAGGAGAACGACCCGAAGGTGCCACTCTCGCCGTACGGCGTGACGAAACTCGCCGGCGAACACCTGTGCCACCTCTACGAGCACAACTTCGGCGTGCCGACCATCTCGCTCCGCTACTTCACCGTCTACGGCCCGCTCGGGCGGCCCGACATGTCGATCTGGAAGTTCACCCTCGCCATGCTTCGCGGCGAGGAACTGACGGTCTACGGCGACGGCGAGCAATCGCGCGGCTTCACCTACATCAGCGACGTGGTCGAGGCCAACCTGCTGGCCGCCCGCTCGAAGCTCAGCGACACCGCGTTCAACGTCGGCGGCGCCAGCACCGTCACCGTGAACCAGCTCATCCGCCAGATCGAGCGCATCCTGGGCAAGAAGGCCCGTGTCCGCCACGAAGAGTTTGCCAAGGGCGACGCCCGCCACACCGAGGCCGACATGAGCCGCACCCGCAAGCTCCTCGGCCTCACGGCCCGCACGCCCCTCTCGAAGGGCCTGCCGCCGACCATCCAATCCATCCGCGATTTCTACGGCCTCTGA
- a CDS encoding pyridoxal phosphate-dependent aminotransferase → MLSDRVRHIDASGIRKVFDLAATMKDPINLSIGQPDFDVPEPIKLAAIEAIRAGHNRYTQTQGIPELHAAIRKMLKERKQFEPEATLITSAVSGGLLLAFLATLNPGDEVIIPDPYFVMYKHLATLCGAKVVFLDTYPDFRLRREALEPLLTDRTKMIVVNSPCNPTGAVYTADELRMVADLARPRDILVVSDETYEAFVYDEPYTSMASIYPPTLLLSGFSKTYAMTGWRLGYAAGPGELISAMTKLQQYTFVCAPSFAQRAGLTALDYDVSDLMAAYHRRRDLIYGGLRDAGYEVQKPGGSFYIFPRVPWGSDMEFVEAAIRHNLLIIPGSVFSERKTHFRIAFPVADATIRRGIEVLQRLVKR, encoded by the coding sequence ATGCTCTCCGACCGCGTGAGGCACATTGACGCCTCGGGCATTCGCAAGGTCTTCGACCTCGCGGCCACGATGAAGGACCCCATCAACCTGAGCATCGGCCAGCCCGACTTCGACGTGCCCGAGCCGATCAAGCTCGCGGCCATCGAGGCCATCCGCGCCGGCCACAACCGCTACACCCAGACCCAGGGTATCCCCGAGCTGCACGCGGCCATCCGCAAGATGCTCAAGGAACGGAAGCAGTTCGAGCCCGAGGCCACGCTCATCACCTCGGCTGTCTCGGGCGGCCTGCTGCTCGCCTTCCTCGCCACGCTCAACCCCGGCGACGAGGTGATCATCCCCGACCCCTACTTCGTGATGTACAAGCACCTGGCCACCCTGTGCGGCGCGAAGGTGGTGTTCCTGGACACGTATCCCGACTTCCGCCTGCGCCGCGAGGCCCTCGAGCCCCTACTCACCGACCGCACGAAGATGATCGTGGTCAACAGCCCGTGCAACCCCACGGGCGCTGTCTACACGGCCGACGAGCTGCGCATGGTCGCCGACCTCGCGCGGCCTCGCGACATTCTGGTGGTGTCGGATGAGACCTACGAGGCGTTCGTCTATGACGAGCCCTACACTTCGATGGCCAGTATCTATCCGCCCACGCTGCTCCTGAGCGGCTTCTCGAAGACCTACGCAATGACCGGCTGGCGCCTCGGCTACGCGGCGGGGCCAGGCGAACTCATCTCGGCGATGACCAAGCTCCAGCAATACACCTTCGTGTGCGCCCCCTCGTTCGCCCAGCGCGCGGGGCTCACCGCCCTCGACTACGACGTGTCGGACCTGATGGCCGCCTACCATCGCCGCCGCGACCTGATCTATGGCGGCCTGCGCGACGCCGGCTACGAGGTGCAGAAGCCCGGTGGCTCCTTCTACATCTTCCCCCGCGTGCCCTGGGGCAGCGACATGGAGTTCGTCGAGGCGGCCATCCGGCACAACCTGCTCATCATCCCGGGCAGCGTCTTCTCCGAACGCAAGACCCACTTCCGCATCGCCTTCCCCGTCGCCGACGCCACCATCCGGCGCGGCATCGAAGTGCTTCAACGCCTCGTGAAGCGTTAG